In Bufo gargarizans isolate SCDJY-AF-19 chromosome 6, ASM1485885v1, whole genome shotgun sequence, a single genomic region encodes these proteins:
- the LOC122940134 gene encoding proline-rich protein 9-like: protein MSGIKGGPCGHKIQCQNPCKDPCQKVPICVNPCQDPCTFGIQNHGSHHNHHGHHHSHKQDPCNPCCPDPCQDQGSYCCNK from the exons ATGTCTGGAATCAAAGGAGGACCATGTGGCCATAAGATCCAGTGCCAGAATCCATGCAAAGACCCCTGCCAAAAAGTCCCCATTTGTGTAAATCCATGCCAAGACC CATGTACATTTGGAATTCAGAATCATGGCTCTCACCATAATCATCATGGTCATCACCATTCCCACAAGCAAG ATCCCTGCAATCCCTGCTGTCCAGACCCTTGTCAGGATCAAGGAAGCTACTGCTGTAATAAATGA